In the Epinephelus lanceolatus isolate andai-2023 chromosome 6, ASM4190304v1, whole genome shotgun sequence genome, one interval contains:
- the ccdc17 gene encoding coiled-coil domain-containing protein 17, which translates to MERELICGDCNMVFRSTGLLEKHQALLCVGSEVGHLQVQRHSSELLTRDKPGYVEPKQTRTPDLVQLRGQRRNTTRWRSVDTKPQPARAEDKPATSQIERATLQDLTHEFLKLRMSIEENLPNWSKRSTDTEASGHQLGHSERLEEMREMATLHERQLALIRAHNQQLEQQRDELAHQVSVLSEQSSTTHLESLLMELREQEEGNEETLQQLAEHLHGLRVQEVSVPADQPDLHKNKKMHHDSYKLILSADGPLSAQIKALWQAYMQSGGSDPAIVAQMVDLQAEAQSLEKTQPATAGEAKMKKMKPPRRGPGWELLAVEQENQRLEEEILRIQLARKRHHNYDAAVRTELELIQRENLLQIASLQAEMERSKAPGPRRQPPPPPPPPLPLQPNTHIHAPLSLFQARPLSSPLGRCVLDSLDSLGPAPYDPAAGFVVFYDLVLGVDVSQRALRLVVALLAEGQEVGSPTPLPPVQCLPGLSLPYTHSLTPRNYALLSVKQPVPRIQPSASLCLVVEVQAARDLDVHSQEVLKLTSCGWTRVDLFDQYNQLRSGHWRVPVRSLPIQPSLNLAQLNSVPQVGNMELCVRLVNGRDGDVQTLAKPDPASTSRYKYPAVVSSHLSTVHGNAVLPVSAPQPTRVDDVSSFLSFTNHQDPPPTKASQS; encoded by the exons ATGGAGAGGGAATTGATCTGCGGAGACTGTAACATGGTGTTTCGCTCCACTGGGCTGCTTGAAAAACACCAAGCACTCCTCTGCGTTGGGAGCGAGGTAGGACACCTTCAGGTGCAGAGACACAGCTCTGAACTTCTCACGAGAGACAAACCTGGATATGTGGAGCCTAAACAGACAAGAACCCCTGACCTTGTTCAG cTGAGAGGTCAACGAAGGAACACGACCAGGTGGAGGAGTGTTGACACCAAACCTCAGCCAGCAAGAGCAGAGGACAAACCAGCAACCAGCCAGATTGAGAGGGCAACTCTGCAAGACCTCACACATGAG TTTCTCAAGTTAAGGATGTCCATTGAAGAAAATCTGCCAAACTGGTCAAAAAGGTCCACAGATACTGAG GCGAGTGGGCATCAGCTGGGTCACAGTGAGAGACTTGAGGAGATGAGGGAAATGGCGACGCTCCACGAGCGCCAACTGGCCCTGATACGTGCTCACAAccagcagctggagcagcagagAGATG agctgGCCCATCAGGTGAGTGTCCTGTCTGAGCAAAGCAGCACAACTCACCTGGAGAGTCTGCTGATGGAGctcagagagcaggaggagggaaaCGAGGAGACGCTGCAACAACTCGCTGAACATCTGCATGGATTACG TGTGCAAGAGGTCTCTGTACCTGCTGATCAGCCAGATCTACACAAGAATAAAAAGATGCATCATGACAGCTACAAGCTCATTTTGTCTGCAGATGGCCCTCTCTCTGCTCAGATAAA AGCCCTGTGGCAGGCATACATGCAGTCAGGTGGGTCAGATCCAGCCATTGTGGCACAAATGGTTGACCTGCAGGCAGAAGCCCAAAGTCTGGAGAAGACCCAACCAGCGACAGCCGGCGAAGCCAAAATGAAGA AGATGAAGCCTCCTCGGCGGGGTCCAGGCTgggagctgctggctgtagagCAGGAGAACCAGAGACTGGAAGAGGAGATACTCAGGATCCAGCTGGCAAGGAAGCGACACCATAACTATGACG cagcagtgaggactgAGCTTGAGCTGATTCAGAGGGAGAACCTCCTGCAGATTGCCAGTTTAcaggcagagatggagagaagcaAAGCTCCTGGGCCCAGGAGACAGCCTCCTCCGCCTCCCCCACCTCCACTCCCACTCCAGCCCAACACTCACATTCATGCACCTCTTTCACTG TTTCAGGCCAGACCCCTTTCCTCTCCACTGGGAAGATGTGTTTTGGACTCCCTGGATTCTCTGGGTCCAGCTCCCTACGACCCTGC AGCTGGTTTTGTGGTTTTCTACGACCTGGTGCTGGGAGTTGATGTCTCTCAGAGGGCACTGCGTTTGGTGGTAGCTCTCCTCGCAGAAGGTCAGGAGGTGGGATCGCCGACTCCACTGCCCCCTGTTCAGTGCCTGCCGGGACTGTCCCTTCCTTACACCCACAGCCTCACCCCTAGGAACTACGCTctcctgtcagtcaaacagcCTGTGCCCAG GATCCAGCCGTCAGCATCCCTTTGTCTAGTGGTGGAGGTGCAGGCAGCCAGAGATCTGGACGTTCACAGCCAGGAGGTCTTAAAACTGACGTCCTGTGGCTGGACACGAGTGGACCTCTTTGACCAGTACAACCAG CTCCGTAGTGGCCACTGGAGGGTACCAGTGCGCAGTCTGCCCATTCAACCCTCTTTAAATCTTGCCCAGCTCAACTCAGTGCCACAG GTGGGCAACATGGAGCTGTGTGTACGCTTGGTCAATGGAAGAGATGGAGATGTTCAAACTCTGGCAAAACCTGACCCAGCCAGCACCAGTCGCTACAAATACCCAGCTGTG GTGTCCTCACATCTTTCGACTGTCCATGGAAATGCAGTTCTGCCAGTTTCAGCTCCACAGCCGACAAGAGTGGATGACGTGTcctcttttttgtctttcactAATCACCAAGACCCTCCACCCACAAAGGCCAGTCAGagttga